In Centroberyx gerrardi isolate f3 chromosome 14, fCenGer3.hap1.cur.20231027, whole genome shotgun sequence, the genomic stretch TGTTTGGGGTGTTTACGTGTCTTATTGTTATGCTCTATTTATTTGAATTTCACTGACGTATTGGTGGAAGGTTTACGTCAAATGCTGAATATGCTATGCTATTAGTTTATGTTAAGATGATAACTGATAAAAATGGATTTTAAAAGTGATGCACACCTACattatttgtctttgtttgttgtCATTTGCTGTGTCATGTGTTATGTTTACCTTATTTAGTGATCATTCCAGTGTTGCATCATGGTTTAATATGATTATTAGCATTCTTAACAAACAGGTTTTGATGGaaggaaaacagcagcagcctctgtcATGGAGTTGAATTCAGAATCTTTACCCGTTTAAAAAGTCAACCTATACAGCTATCTGTTCACAACAGTTTCACACTGTGCATCGTTCAACATTGTGTGTGGTCTTCATCCTGGAATCATGTTATCTGAAAAAAACTGGAATACTGTTTACTCTTTGAGCATAGATATATTTgaagcccctccctcccccgccTTTCCTCACCATCAGATACTgtcttctcttttttatttattgaaaaCAAAAGCCTAATGTGTGGTTGTACTGTTTTAATTTCCATCCAGTTTGGCCTTTGAAAACTACTATTGACAATATCCCTTGAAATTGACAAAAGAAATAGTTCAGACTGAGTAGTAGAAAACTTACAGTCCTTGTTTGATCACTAGTATGTGAACAATGCCTAATGTCTTGtgtaacaaataaaatgaattaaactATGAATGAaatgatagaaaaataaaaagcacaTGGCAAACCTGGAAAGACCCATCAAATTCCTGATTTCTATTGTGTTTTTTGAAGTTGTGTAATAATCACATGCAGGTGGGTAACCATGTCTTGGGATTATCtatacatacattatacatacTTTATATACACTTAAAAATAAAACGTACACAATGATACATTTGTTAATAATTACACACGATTCAGAAATAGAAGAATCAGCCTTTGCCTAATAATCATTCCATGATGAAATATAAGAATAATCtgataaatattttttaatttgtgaaCAGCATGGGTGTGTCAGACATTTTAGAGCGAGCTCTAAAAGAACTGCTGCAGCATAAATGAACATTTCTTTGTGGTTGCCATGCGAACAGGAAAACGATTAGTCGGTCTCTAGATATAGAGCACAGCATTTGAATTCAATTCAAGTGATGGAGAAGGCACAATGGCATCATTCAATCCCTCACTGTAGCTACCTTCAATTCTGTATTTGCTGTATGTGTTCATCGTTCCTTTATTTGCAGCTGGCTCTTTCACCGTAGTCTCCACCCTAACACCCgcccccactctctcttttgTAACCACACCTGTGTTTCACTGCTCTCAGAGAAGTTGAGAGTGACTCACTCAGAGGCTCTACATAACATTTTAGCACTGTGAAGTCCCAGTTCTTGTTCATCCTTTCGTCCAATAATCATGCCATGATGATTATTGAGACCTGAACTGTCCAGCAGAAAGGCAGCAAGGTGGAGTTGACTTAGCTAGAGTCATTTACACGCGATCCACCACGTAGCTCTGGTACGGATGCCCCAGTAgtctctctacctctgcctTGGGCACCACCCAACACTTGCCCAGGTGGCGTTTCCGCACCGTGTCTTTCAGGGTCTTGTCTTGCAAGGTGACGGGCATGTGCTTTGACCCCCACCTGAGCATCCCCCGGGCCAGGACTCCGTCCTTACTGGCTCGGTGAACACCTCCATCCAGATGATCCTTCACCGCAGTCACGCTCATGTCTACATGCTGAAACTGGCCTGTAAGCAAGTAAAGAACAGTGAGGGGGAGTTAGACTTTTGGTAAGAGCTGACGGTGACAACTTGAGAGCTGATGTACTTATATATAAAATAGATGTACCTAGCAGGCCTTGGGTTGAGGGAGAGAGCCCCTGTCCGTCTGAGATGTAGAAACCCAGGTGAGCCATCTGCAGGTAGCTGGGGTGCTTGTAGTGGTGGAACAGAACCAGGAAACGCACATCCTTGGCCAGCTCGATCCGACAGCTCCGATGGTTGTCCACAGCGACCCTCACACCCTGCCTCATCACAGATCCCTGCTGATTGATGGGCAGGGTGTCCCGCCCCTCCCCTTCCACCACTACAGCGTCCAATGAAAGGGTGATCATAATGCCGCCAGACCCGCCCATGGCAGAGGAGATGGTGAGCTGGTCAAAGTAGGTACGGGAGCGGTCTTCTACGCCATGCTTGGAGGGAGCCCCCATTAGGTGGCCGTCCACCACGATCCCTTAAAGAAAAAGGGAACCCATGTGCATATTTAGTAATGCACCCAAAAAGTCAATATTTACTATACCGATGTGTGAAAGTGGATCTTAAAACATTTATAGctctccttgctctctctcattatATGGATATTGATTTCTTCCTATAACTGTAAAGTCAGAAGCAGCAGAGGATTATTGGGGTGTGCTCACCTCTCTCTGGGTCCTCTAACAGCCTGAGAACATCGTTGGCCCTGCCGTCGACGGTGAAACACAGGTTCTGACGCAGCTTTGGCAGCTGGACCACAAAGTGAGGATCTCCATCAACTACGAGAGATAACATTGAGCATCAAAAGAACCTGAGTGCGTAAAATCTTCAGATGACCATGTATGcataatacaaaaacaaacaaaaaacgcATTAGGCCCTTACCTGATGAGGAGAAGACCCTGACAGAGCTCAGGCTGGTTGGAGGTTCTAAAAGGACAAGACATTCAACTAAAGGACAGTCCTCCTCACTCCCAAGCACTGAAACCAATGACAGGACTAGACAAGTATTGCAAGCAGTAGCTGTATCATCTCTACATAATTAGTAATATGTTATTGATGAGGTATAGCCGTGTGCACCACCCACTAAATACTTACCGAATCTGTCAGTGTCCGGTGTATCATCTCCCCCTGAAAATAAGTTCAATAGAAACGTATTGAAAATTTCCATTTTCAAGGCTGAAAAGCATTTACAGTACAAATTTGTCTCCGGTGAGCACTTAAAACTTACAGGCGTCATAGTTGAGATCGTAGTCATAGTCATAGGTTGCATCATAGTCTAGGAAATGAGAAAGAAACAATCAGAAACTAAGCACGGAACACATTCCGCTGCTAAGGAAGAGCGCTCTCAAGGGCAAACACAGGATGTGAAGCATAAATAGAGACACTCACCTTTTACAAGGTCAATATCTGTCAAAtgcagaagggagagaaaataagatTACTAGTCAACACTCAGTTCCAATGCCGTCATCCAGTTCAACATCATGAAATACCATCATTTGTTACATCCATCCATTCCATCTCATAAAATTTCAATTCCATTTATGTCAgataaaatgcaattaaaatgtCAGAAACAAAGTGATGACTTAATACAGATAAAGAATCCAGTTTTACCTTTTCTCTGAATCTGAATGGAGGTAGAGACATCTAGTGGAGAGATAAAGAACATGCTGTTAGGGATAATCACACCAATTCTGCATCATGCTGTACATGAGCTCCTTAGCAGGCAGAGTAAAAATGAGTCTGCACTTTTATTCGGCTTGTAACTTATTAGGGTGCAGTGAGGGTGAAATTGTAAACCAGACTCACGGAACGATAGACAAAATAGAGTGGATGACCTACCCAAAAGCCCTGCTGCCTCCCACAGTTTTGGCCCATCTGTTACACCAGGCATGGGAGCAAAGGTAGCTGACACCAGGGTGGCTATCCTGATGTCTGCGTCTGCGTCCAAGTTTGTGTCGTTGTCTTCCAAAGCCGGAGCTGGGGCTGGGGTGGGAGAGGTGAGCGGGGACAACAGCCCAGGCAGAGCGGTGGTGGTTTCAGGATGACGGACATCTGTGGCAGACGTGGTGctgttctctgtctctgaggAGGGAAGGGTCACTCGGACAGGAGGGAGAACCGTCCTCACTACGCTGGGCTGCGGGGTAAGGGGTTTCCCAGGCAGCGCAGGGTCGGTTCTGACTGAACTGAGTGGAGGTGCGGTAGTGGATGTTGTCGGTATGGCGGAGGTTTTCGGCAGGGGGGTAGAGGTTTTCCCAGGTGCAGGCGGTGGGGCAGTTTTCAGGGCGTTAAGCAGAGAGGTGGATATCTTTCCAGAGGGAGGAACGGAGGCCGTTTTGGAAGCGTTGGGAGAAGGAGTGGGCATTTTACCAGAGAGTGGTGCCGGGGCAGTTTTCACGGAACTGGGACTAGAAGTAGTGGTGGTTTTCTTGATGGATGGTGTAGCCACGGCTTTTGCTGTTGTAGTTGGTGTTGAGGCCTTTTTGGGTTGTGGGGTGCTTGTGGGATGGCCAGGAGGTGGCTGAGGGGGTGGAGGCTTAGCCGGCGGAGggtctggttttgttttgttaggcCTGGAAGGTGAGCTGGGCTTCTTTGGAGCAACAGCGGCTGCTATTttggtagcagcagtagtagccaTTGTGGTGGATGTTTTGGTAGTAGTACTGGCTGAGGTGGTGGGTTTtgcagtggtagtagtgggtACAGTAGTTGGAGTTTGAGCTGCCTCATCCGCATCTGGCTTAACTACCACCAAAGAAGTGACAGGTGTGACAAAGTTATATTTGAGGGAGAGGTTGGTGGCCTTGTCTGCCAGTAACCTCTGAGTCGCAGGGTCAGTACTGTTCAGTTTGGCCAGTAGCAGCTCTTTGATGGTGAAATACGCCCAGAGACGACGCACAAAGCTGGAgatcccctccatccctcctgaACAGCCTAGTGAATCTGCAGTCCCATTCCCCTTTGCTTTGGAAATCAACACATCATGTTCTACCTTCACCTGCTGCTTTGAATCAATGGCGCTCAGTGCTATTTTTAAATCCTTGATCCCTGGTTTAACCCTCCCAGTCACCACCAACTCAGAGCCTTGGAAGTAGTTGGGGAAAAGGGAGCGGGTGACGTCAAAAGCCTGGTCATCCAGGTAGGACAGCTGGATATCCGATAGCAAGGGGCTGGCTACTTCATCATAGAAGCCCTTTAGCTGTAAGGCCGCATCTGCATCCTCATACACCATTCTAGCTACGCCTCGGTTATCCAGAGCCAGGCGTTTCAGAAGAGGGAAGTCTGCGTCATCTCCAAAGGCAAGGccaaacagagaggcagagcctaAAGCCTTCTTGGCGTTACTGAGGATGGTGTCGCCAGCCGTTACTCCAATGGTTGCCTCCCCGTCGGTAAGGAAAATTACCAGAGGGACACGACGGGAGGAGGGCTGGTTAGAGGagccagagggagaggggttGACAAGCTGGGCAGCTGAGAGCAGAGCTGCGTTGATATTGGTCCCTGAAGCAAGAGTGGAACAACGAGGGAAAGTGTGGgttgaaggaggagaaagaaagaaggaataaataatttagataaaaaaaaggataaaaattATTTACTTGACTGTATATGAATTGTCTCTGAGATGCCATGGATCAGACAAAGTCACATCGCAACTCACATCCTTCAGCAATAATCCTCTTCACAAAGTCTTTGGCGTCTCGAACGTTCTGCCGAGTTGCCCGAACTGTTCGTCCCTTCTTCCAAGTGTGAACCTTGTCTGAGAAGGTGATGATATTGAAGTGGTCTCCCTCTCTAAGGTCCCCCAGGATGGTGCCCATGGCCTGCTTGGTCTagtacacacacaacatattGTTGTCCTCAGCAGAATTATTGACATAAACCCAAAATTATCTTTAGCAAAGCATGTCCTATATGTTTCTATTCTTACCCCTCTTGCCCCCTTGTTGTAGCTGTGGCCAAAGAGATTCCCTAAGTGACTTTTTGTACAGGGTGTCTTCCCACTTTACCTGTTTTATCTTGGTGCCTATCATGGAGCCACTGACATCAATGACAAAAATGACATCCTTGGGAACCACAGGAAGCCCTCTGGGTGCAAAGTAATGCACAAAGTATCCATCATACacctgggagagggagagaaaacgagacaaagagagaaggtATAAGACAACCTTGTTATCACCAAgaacacatttttatgctgTGTTGCTGCATGTACACTCGTGTATTTGACAAGCTATGAGCCAGGAATGAACAGGTGCTGCTGACCTGGACATCACCCATGAGGTCTCTGAGGTCCACATCGTACTGGATGATGAAGTCTGCGTTGAGACCCTTGGAGGAGAcgctgttctgctgctgtagaGTCGGGTTGTAGCGTACTCGGCCGTAGCCAGCGTTCCGCTCTACATGAGTAGAGGCAGGGGCGTCAGCTTCACCTGCAGGGAAGCATGGCAAGAGGGTAAACTTGTCAGTCATTCCCATGTAGTAGCAATCAACAAtgagttaaagtaataatctgcaacattttcatatggaaatgtccgttttgctactctctattggcGATTAACataatacaatagtgattctACATGTACCCaggtcatgaaagcttttctatttgctgttctaaacacctggtgccTGATAGGTCTTccgctgcacaggaagtgatgtgttttacatttctagtttgtttggaataaatagaagaagaactgggtagttagcatgagcagtggtaaccaccatggctgaacagacaaagaaaagagcaccacctacagaaactcaaactgcatcaacagaaaatccaaggaaaaagacagtactagacacactgtttgattgacaggtgaaatGCAGAAACCACAGCAGTGAACActcaaagatgtcaccaaaataaattaaaaaaaaacaaggaccTTGCAGAGTATCACTTATATAAGATAAGGTTGGAGCTGACacaccagcagctagctgttgTTACATAGTTGTTGATATTAAAATGATCTCATACTATGAATTCAAATACACATAATAACAACTGAGACAAACCTACTCCACTAAGTCTTGACGATTAATCACTCTGTCAATTTTTACCATGGACAGTGTTGGAGAGCAGTCGGCTAGTCTTGAGCGGAAGGACCTTGATGAAACTGATGCCCGTCCTCTCTGCTATAGTGACATCTAACGTGAGGTTGTGGACAGGCTGTCCCGGCCTCAGACCCAAACTGAGCTCATAGCGGCCGAGTCGACGAGGTAACAGCTCCTCATAGGACAGGGAGAAGGACATCCGCGCCCCCGATGGCACACTCACTGCCACGCGGAACTTCTCAATCTCCCTTTCTCTGgaacacagcagagcagaggggaaGAAAAGCACACAATGTTGGATTGGATGTCGGTCTAGTCTTACATACTGTAGTAGTGGTAGAAAAACTTGCAGCATACTGTTGCTTTGCAAATTACCCAAATAAATTCTAAaatgacattctaaattctgtATAAAATACTTCCTGGGACTGACTTGGTAGCGACAAGGCCGGCTGTTTTCCCTTGCTTCTTAGCAGCGTCGTAAATTTTCCTGGCAGCAGCTCTTTCCTTCACCTGGGCCACGTACACCTTGCCATTGGAGGTGCTGATGGGatagaggaaagaggaagaagaaatgaCTCTCTGTGTGACTCACAGTAGTCAGATTATGTTACAGTCCGAAACATGCCTGGTCTGCATGGAGTTGTTAAGCATGATTTACTTTATTTGGCTCCTTGCATTCACGGTTAATATTTGCACCGCAAGTAGTCATCACAAAGCTGGGCTATATGCTGTAGAGCACTTCACAAACACGCATCATGTTTGTTTGCAGATGGAGTTCATAGCATGTGAAGGGGAGGTGGGGTCATAAGAGGGTTGAGTGGAAAGGGGTAATTTCCCTCTGAAAACATGATTAATGAAGAGAGATCTAGCAACACTATGACGTTCTAAGGTAATACCCCTGTGCTACACCCAGCTAAATCCCAACCAAAACCGAGGCTCAAAGGTGTAATCCAATTCACACAGCACAGTTCCTAGATTTTTGGTTACTGCCGGTGTCACGTGACAAGGTGCTAAATTAAGGTCAAGTCCTTTGAATGAATAtatccaaatagaaaaacatCAAGGGCCAACCAAAATAAACCTGCAGGCTTGAAGCAGGTCTTGTTTGAGACACAGAGCAGAATGGCATGAGAGAGCCCAGTGGAAAATGGAGGTGCTTGTATTTATATGTGTGGCTGgctgagagggaaagggaaCGGCTGTACATGAGTGACCGACACACAGAACACAGGCTTCTTAGTCTCAGACACAGAAATGCCACAGAACGAACGAAACACATTTGCcacagcttttcttttttttttttttttttccccgctgGGTAGTTGGTGATGTGCAGGCGGCCAtatgtgtgtggaggtgtgtgtgtgtgtgtgtctgtgaaagatagagtgagagtgatagagagagaaagatgtgagAAATTGCGTGCATGTGTTACTGAGAGGTTGTAAAAAAGCTGTATATTCTCCAGAATCACACTTAGAAAAATTCAAATCTGCACACATGGATGAGAGCGTTTGTGGaaatgcatgcgtgtgtgtgtgtgtagtatatCTAAACTGGCAAGGTGCCTCAGTAAACTGTGCAGGGGAGAAAGGGGGGACTGGGCAAACTCCTGTCATTTTCTCTATTAACTTTCTGACTTCTATTTACAAAGCCTGGTATTCATCTGGCCTAAGGTTCCCCCCCTCCTGACCTGCTTCCGCTCCCAAATCCAGCTCTAGGCTTGCTGTTGGGCCTGCAATGTTgacttatttgttttgtttatatttagcaatttttaaaggagagtggTTTCCAGTCCTCTTAGTAATCAAATTATGTGCCTCCTCTGGACCGGAATTTTAGTTCCTGACATAATTCCTCTGAAGTTTTATTTCTGGATTTTGCCCATCACCAAGCgcattacttttatttaataAAATTTCCAGTAAGGACATATTATTCTGCCGCGTGCCAATGTTCCATTTCATTGCCAAAAAGACTTTTAACTTTTGACTCGGGGGGTGTGAATGCTTTAACTGGGAGCGCCATTAATACAATTACAAGTCCACACTACCTGCGATCAAATGCCATACAAGAGACAGTGGGTGACGGGGGGAGCCTTGGGGTGCATTTCCCAGCTCGCATAGTGAAGTTAGTGGTTGAAAGTGaaggaaatagaaaaacagacagacagacagaaaaacgtAGACATACATTTGATACGCAGCGtaagtgacagacagagacggaggaACACTTAATGATCCTGGACGGACTCACATGGTGAAGTTGGAGATGAAAGCGGAGGAGGGCAGGTCCACTTCAAAGGCAGCCTCCTTGGTGATGGGGAGCTGGTTCCACACCGAGCTCTGGACCGTGGCGAGGGCGTAGCGGGACACCACCGAACACCTCACATGGTAGTCTGTCACCTTCAGCTGGTGACACAGCAAATTAATGTAGAAACACATGACTTTAAGAAGGTTGATTCATTTAGATCCACAAAAGAGAGGTTAAAGGAGAAATACCCTAAATTAAGGATTTACATGAGATTCGTATGGCCTTAGGAGAGTTTTGCCAACATCTGTGAGCATGAAGAAGCACAAGAAATATTAGACTTGTGTGTGAGTTCATCAAGatgttctgctctgctgaatGCATGGGAGGCTGGCTTTTTGGCTTTTCGTTGAGTTTTTACCCTCGAATGAAACTCATTTTACAGTACAAATGTTGTGCATCCATAAAGTGCTGTACACATAATCCTGGCTACTTGCCACTGTCACCTTTTCCTGTCGTTTTACTATGATTCTCACTGGAGGTGTACACACATCACAGCTTATGGCCCAGGATAAACGCTTCTCTCTCAATTCTGGCCATAGGAGAAAGCCATGAATCCTTACTTAAACACGCTGTTCTATCCTGGGGCATAGGAAAAACACATCATAAACCCCactcataattttttttttttttcattggcaTACCACGGTTTTGCCCGGCATCGCTCTGACTTTGGCTTGACAAGTTAACGAAACAACACAAAGCAGTTCTCTGCGTGGTATCTGTCCCCTCCTCTTGTTTACTTGGGTAATGCCGGCGCCTGCTGAGACCAATCTGGTCAGCTCTGGCCACATTACTGCAGGACCAGGAGACGAGGGGCGCAGCAGCCCTCCGCCTTGCCGCTATTTAGGAAAGTTGTGGGTTCTTTGTACAGCAAGAATGATGTGTTCATGAAATTACAGCACAGGCAAGACTGGAGCAAACCAGAGGCTCGAGGCAAGGTATTCTGTAGTGTTAGTGATGATACCAGGATGGTGGTTATTTTCCTGTAAAGTTGTTGTTCAGTTCACAATGTACAAGAGGCTAGGACCAAGACCAAGGTAC encodes the following:
- the itih6 gene encoding inter-alpha-trypsin inhibitor heavy chain H6 gives rise to the protein MDRMTFKIQCILFIFTLYVHEGLSGEYEAHLGAKTVLLQRIKRQSKPAKPVLKVTDYHVRCSVVSRYALATVQSSVWNQLPITKEAAFEVDLPSSAFISNFTITSNGKVYVAQVKERAAARKIYDAAKKQGKTAGLVATKEREIEKFRVAVSVPSGARMSFSLSYEELLPRRLGRYELSLGLRPGQPVHNLTLDVTIAERTGISFIKVLPLKTSRLLSNTVHGEADAPASTHVERNAGYGRVRYNPTLQQQNSVSSKGLNADFIIQYDVDLRDLMGDVQVYDGYFVHYFAPRGLPVVPKDVIFVIDVSGSMIGTKIKQTKQAMGTILGDLREGDHFNIITFSDKVHTWKKGRTVRATRQNVRDAKDFVKRIIAEGWTNINAALLSAAQLVNPSPSGSSNQPSSRRVPLVIFLTDGEATIGVTAGDTILSNAKKALGSASLFGLAFGDDADFPLLKRLALDNRGVARMVYEDADAALQLKGFYDEVASPLLSDIQLSYLDDQAFDVTRSLFPNYFQGSELVVTGRVKPGIKDLKIALSAIDSKQQVKVEHDVLISKAKGNGTADSLGCSGGMEGISSFVRRLWAYFTIKELLLAKLNSTDPATQRLLADKATNLSLKYNFVTPVTSLVVVKPDADEAAQTPTTVPTTTTAKPTTSASTTTKTSTTMATTAATKIAAAVAPKKPSSPSRPNKTKPDPPPAKPPPPQPPPGHPTSTPQPKKASTPTTTAKAVATPSIKKTTTTSSPSSVKTAPAPLSGKMPTPSPNASKTASVPPSGKISTSLLNALKTAPPPAPGKTSTPLPKTSAIPTTSTTAPPLSSVRTDPALPGKPLTPQPSVVRTVLPPVRVTLPSSETENSTTSATDVRHPETTTALPGLLSPLTSPTPAPAPALEDNDTNLDADADIRIATLVSATFAPMPGVTDGPKLWEAAGLLDVSTSIQIQRKDIDLVKDYDATYDYDYDLNYDAWGDDTPDTDRFEPPTSLSSVRVFSSSVDGDPHFVVQLPKLRQNLCFTVDGRANDVLRLLEDPERGIVVDGHLMGAPSKHGVEDRSRTYFDQLTISSAMGGSGGIMITLSLDAVVVEGEGRDTLPINQQGSVMRQGVRVAVDNHRSCRIELAKDVRFLVLFHHYKHPSYLQMAHLGFYISDGQGLSPSTQGLLGQFQHVDMSVTAVKDHLDGGVHRASKDGVLARGMLRWGSKHMPVTLQDKTLKDTVRKRHLGKCWVVPKAEVERLLGHPYQSYVVDRV